A genome region from Salvia splendens isolate huo1 chromosome 19, SspV2, whole genome shotgun sequence includes the following:
- the LOC121778468 gene encoding uncharacterized protein LOC121778468, translated as MNPNSTTAGNRRKAKKSTPFPSTRWLRSTSPSRRVCPPPFASAIGDGGLFVEELSQFEALRISPESPNPRSSPHNVKQQCWEKAEKIKGRDPDRWRRDSLGNTVFRKLAGCPGCLCHDYDHIVPYSKGGKSTLENCQVLQATVNRSKGNRTEISKNELIQRSATCRV; from the exons ATGAACCCAAATTCCACCACCGCCGGAAATCGCCGCAAGGCCAAGAAATCCACTCCCTTCCCCTCCACGCGGTGGCTCCGGTCCACCAGCCCAAGCCGGCGGGTTTGCCCTCCACCCTTCGCATCCGCAATCGGCGACGGCGGCCTCTTTGTCGAAGAGCTCTCGCAATTTGAGGCTCTTCGAATTTCGCCGGAGAGCCCGAACCCTAGGAGCTCCCCGCACAATGTGAAGCAGCAATGTTGGGAGAAGGCGGAGAAAATCAAGGGCCGCGATCCGGATAGGTGGCGGCGAGACTCCTTGGGCAACACTGTGTTCCGGAAACTCGCCGGCTGCCCAGGCTGCCTCTGCCATGATTACGATCACATTGTTCCTTACTCTAAG GGTGGAAAAAGCACCTTAGAAAATTGCCAAGTTTTGCAG GCAACTGTCAACCGATCCAAGGGAAACCGGACTGAGATCTCCAAAAACGAGCTTATTCAGAGAAGTGCCACTTGCCGGGTCTAA
- the LOC121779254 gene encoding probable calcium-binding protein CML46: protein MSSISHIIASLKNMITFISLLLCHLFHHPLPDLQKSGRGPTNSVAASITGSDVGVVMRRLRLPHLEPFSQDSVENIEGIFEGVEPLVEEVREAFGMFDENDDGFVDAEELEKVMSSLGLVGLSQQECERMIMVFDDDGDGRISFGEFVKLIEESFCC, encoded by the coding sequence ATGTCGTCAATTTCACATATCATCGCCTCTTTAAAAAATATGATCACATTCATATCTCTCCTCTTATGCCATTTGTTTCATCATCCACTGCCCGACTTGCAGAAGTCGGGCCGTGGGCCTACCAACAGCGTCGCTGCCAGCATCACTGGCAGCGACGTTGGGGTCGTGATGAGGCGGCTGCGGCTGCCTCATCTCGAGCCGTTCTCGCAGGACTCTGTCGAGAACATCGAAGGCATCTTCGAGGGGGTGGAGCCGTTGGTGGAGGAGGTGAGGGAGGCGTTCGGGATGTTCGACGAGAACGACGACGGGTTCGTGGATGCGGAGGAGTTGGAGAAGGTGATGAGCTCACTAGGGCTGGTGGGGTTGTCTCAACAAGAGTGTGAGAGGATGATAATGGTGTttgatgatgatggtgatgGGAGGATTAGTTTTGGGGAGTTTGTGAAGCTCATTGAGGAAAGTTTTTGTTGCTAG
- the LOC121780278 gene encoding pentatricopeptide repeat-containing protein At2g03880, mitochondrial has product MKIMSRFKCPIAVLNVALQLRRFDSVRVFEGRTRPGGSSNNHRDIVDEFTMHCYQKDLPNAMKALDSMQKHKLWADSITYSELIKCCIARGAVKQGKLIHRHVFSDGYEPKTFLINSLLNMYVKFNLLDDAEFLFDRMVGRNVVSWTTMIAAYSNSECKYKALRMLVMMLRDGVQPNMYTYSSVLRASEEISTLKQLHCCIIKVGLELDVFVRSALIDVYCKWGEPRSALLMFDEMGTSDIVVWNSIIGGFSQNSDGEEALNLFIRMKRSGFWADQSTLTSVLRGCTSLALLELGRQVHVHVIKFNRDLVLNNALLDMYCKCGSLKDADFVFTRMVVKDVISWSTMIIGFAQNGYSRKAIDLFRAMRGSGMKPNHITVLGVLFACSHAGLVEEGRCYFESMKTDFGVDPGREHCGCMIDLLGRAGKLDEAKKLIHEMKCEPNAVTWRALLGACRVHRDMDLAEYAAKKVLSLDPCDAGTYTLLSNIYANGQRWDEVAKLRGLMRDRGIKKEPGCSWIEVDKQVHAFTLGDNAHPEIHQELGRVVRRLKEEGYVPDTSFVYQDVEGEQMENSLVYHSEKLAIVFGIMRLPKGKTVRIRKNLRICGDCHVFAKLLSKVEGRSIIVRDPVRYHHFHDGACSCGDYW; this is encoded by the coding sequence ATGAAAATTATGTCAAGATTCAAATGCCCTATAGCAGTATTAAACGTGGCTCTTCAGCTCCGAAGATTCGATTCTGTTCGGGTATTTGAGGGTAGGACGAGACCGGGTGGATCGTCGAATAATCACCGGGATATAGTCGATGAGTTCACCATGCATTGCTATCAAAAGGATCTTCCCAATGCAATGAAGGCATTGGATTCTATGCAGAAACATAAGCTATGGGCGGATTCGATCACTTACTCCGAGCTAATTAAGTGCTGCATAGCCCGTGGAGCCGTTAAACAAGGGAAGCTAATCCACCGTCATGTCTTCTCGGATGGCTATGAGCCGAAGACTTTCCTTATCAACTCACTTCTGAACATGTATGTGAAGTTTAATTTGCTGGATGACGCGGAATTCTTGTTTGACCGGATGGTCGGGAGGAATGTGGTGTCGTGGACAACCATGATCGCTGCGTACTCTAATTCAGAGTGTAAGTATAAGGCCTTGCGAATGCTGGTTATGATGCTTAGAGATGGTGTTCAGCCGAATATGTACACGTATTCTTCGGTTCTGAGAGCCTCTGAGGAGATTTCGACCCTCAAACAGCTTCACTGTTGCATAATCAAGGTGGGTTTGGAGTTGGATGTTTTCGTCAGGAGTGCTTTGATCGATGTTTACTGCAAATGGGGTGAGCCGAGATCAGCGCTTTTGATGTTCGACGAGATGGGAACTTCGGATATTGTGGTGTGGAACTCCATCATTGGGGGTTTTTCTCAGAACAGTGATGGAGAGGAAGCGCTCAATCTGTTTATCCGGATGAAGAGATCTGGTTTCTGGGCTGACCAGTCGACTTTAACGAGTGTTCTGCGTGGCTGCACTAGTTTAGCGTTGTTGGAGCTGGGAAGACAGGTTCACGTTCATGTCATCAAGTTTAATCGAGACTTGGTCTTGAACAACGCCCTTTTAGACATGTATTGCAAGTGTGGTAGTTTGAAAGACGCTGATTTCGTCTTCACTCGAATGGTTGTCAAAGATGTGATCTCTTGGAGCACCATGATAATAGGCTTTGCCCAAAACGGTTACAGCCGGAAAGCGATAGATCTATTCAGGGCAATGAGGGGATCGGGAATGAAACCGAATCACATCACAGTTTTGGGGGTTCTGTTTGCTTGCAGCCATGCGGGGCTAGTGGAGGAGGGACGGTGTTACTTTGAGTCGATGAAGACGGACTTTGGAGTTGATCCGGGAAGGGAGCATTGCGGCTGCATGATTGATCTCCTCGGAAGAGCAGGGAAGCTTGACGAAGCTAAGAAACTGATTCATGAAATGAAATGCGAACCGAATGCTGTGACATGGAGAGCTTTGCTCGGTGCGTGTAGGGTTCACCGTGACATGGATTTAGCCGAGTATGCAGCGAAGAAGGTCTTGAGCTTGGATCCTTGTGACGCAGGGACGTACACGCTTCTGTCTAATATATACGCCAACGGCCAACGATGGGACGAGGTTGCGAAACTGAGGGGACTCATGAGGGACCGAGGGATCAAGAAAGAACCGGGATGCAGTTGGATTGAGGTAGATAAGCAAGTCCATGCTTTCACGTTGGGCGACAACGCTCATCCGGAGATTCATCAAGAGCTGGGGCGTGTCGTTCGGAGATTGAAGGAAGAGGGCTATGTTCCGGACACGAGCTTTGTGTATCAAGATGTTGAAGGAGAGCAGATGGAGAACTCGCTTGTCTACCACAGCGAGAAACTGGCTATTGTTTTCGGGATCATGAGGTTGCCGAAAGGGAAGACGGTTAGAATTCGAAAGAATCTGAGGATATGTGGCGACTGCCATGTTTTTGCAAAGCTTTTGTCGAAAGTGGAAGGTAGAAGCATCATCGTTAGGGATCCGGTTCGTTACCACCATTTTCACGACGGGGCTTGCTCGTGCGGTGATTATTGGTAG